The Bradyrhizobium barranii subsp. barranii genome segment GAGGGCTAACCTTTGTCGTGGCTCCAGCTTGCTGCGATGGCCTTTCTTCCCTCCCTCCCAAAGACCCATCCTTTTCAGCTTGAACCGCGGCCCGTTCCCGGGAAAATACCTCTCAAACAACGCCGGCACTTGATCCCTGTCATGGCGGGACGCTCGTCCTGTCGGTCAGGTCAAGGCCAGGCGAATAAAGGGATGGGAGCGCGGGAATGAACGTCAAGGGAACGAGCCTCTATCACGAGGTCCATGCGCGCTCGCTGGCTGATCCCCAGGGCTTCTGGGCCGAGGCGGCCACGGAGATCGACTGGATCGAGCCGCCAAAGACGATCTTCGATGCCTCGCAGGGCGTCTACGGCCGCTGGTTCATGGGGGGCGTCGTCAACACCTGCTACAACGCGCTCGACCGCCATGTCGAACGCGGCCGCGCCGACCAGGTTGCGCTGATCCATGATTCGCCGCTGACCGGCTCGGTCACCAGGTTCACCTATGCCGAGCTATTGGCTGAGGTGCAGGCGCTCGCCGCCATCATGCAGGATTTTGGTGTCGCCAAGGGCGATCGCGTCATCCTCTATATGCCGATGGTGCCGGAGGCCGTCGTCGCGATGCTCGCCTGCGCGCGCATCGGCGCGGTGCACTCGGTGGTGTTCGGCGGCTTTGCCGCCAAGGAGCTCGCCACCCGTATCGACGACGCGCAGCCGAAGCTCATTCTCTCCGCAAGCTGCGGCATCGAGCCCGGCCGGATCGTGCAGTACAAGCCGCTGCTCGACGAGGCGATCAAGCTTGCGGGCACGAAGCCGAAGGCCTGCATCGTGCTGCAACGTCCCCAGCACATCTGCGACCTCACGCCGGGCCGCGACTACGATTGGGCGAGCCTTCGCCGCAAGGCGTTGAACGACGGCAAGAAGGCCCCTTGCGTGCCTGTCGCCGCCACCGATCCGCTCTACATCCTCTACACCTCAGGCACGACCGGTATCCCCAAGGGCGTCGTGCGCGACAATGGCGGCCATCTCGTTGCGGTGAAATGGTCGATGTTCAATCTCTATGGCGTCAAGCCGGGCGAGGTCTGGTGGTGTGGCTCCGACATCGGCTGGGTGGTCGGCCACAGCTACATCATCTATGGCCCGCTGCTGCATGGTGCGACCTCGATCATGTACGAGGGCAAGCCAATCGGCACGCCCGATGCCGGCGCGTTCTGGCGCGTCATCAGCGAGCACAAGGCGGTCGCCTTCTTCACGGCACCGACGGCGTTCCGCGCGATCCGCAAAGAGGATCCGGAAGGAAAGTTCATCCGGCAATACGACCTGTCGCAATTCCGCACGCTGTTCCTCGCCGGCGAGCGTGCCGATCCGCCGACGGTGGAATGGGCGGAGCAGCAGCTGAAGGTGCCTGTCATCGACCATTGGTGGCAGACCGAGACGGGCTGGTGCATCGCCGGCAATCCGGTCGGTCTCGGCATGCTGCCGGTGAAGCATGGCTCGCCGACGGTGCCGATGCCGGGCTACCAGGTCGACGTCGTCGACGAAGCCGCAAAGCCCGTCGGTCCCAACACCATGGGCTCGATCGTCATCAAGCTGCCGATGCCGCCGGCTTGCCTGCCGACGTTGTGGAATCAGGACGCGCGCTTCAAGGACGCCTACCTCACTGAATTCCCCGGCTATTACAAAACCTCGGACGCCGGCTACAAGGATGAGGACGGCTACGTCTTCGTCATGGGCCGCACCGACGACATCATCAACGTCGCCGGCCACAGGCTCTCCACCGGCGGCATGGAGGAGATTCTGGCCTCGCATCCGGATGTCGCCGAATGTGCCGTGCTCGGCGTCAAGGACGCGATCAAGGGCGAGGTGCCCTGCGGCTTCCTGGTGCTCAAGGCCGGCGTGAAGCGCGCGCCTGCGGAGATCGAGAAAGAGATCGTCGCGCTGGTGCGCGACAGGCTCGGCCCCGTCGCCGCCTTCAAGCTCGCCATCACCGTCGGCCGCCTGCCCAAGACGCGTTCCGGCAAGATCCTGCGCGGTACCATCAAGAAGATCGCCGATGGCGAAGCCTGGACCATGCCGGCCACGATCGAGGATCCCAAGGTGCTGGACGAGATCGGCGAGGCGCTGAAGGGCAGGGTGTGAGGCGATCTCCGCTGTCGTCACCCGCGAAAGCGGGTGATCCAGTACGCCGCGGCCGGAGTTGTGTGACCACCCAATGACCGCCGCGGAGTACTGGATTCCGCGCCTGCCGCCTACGCTAAAGCTTCGGCGCCCCTGGACCTCAACCCCGGCGAAGCCTTGGCGTAGCCGGGTCGCGGGGAATGACAGCGCGTGGGGAACGACGCCCAGGGACTTACAATCTCCTCATTCCGGGCTAAACAGGGCCGGCCAACAGGGGACCTCGTATGCCACTCGCCACCGCGCAGCGCCTGCTTGTCGCCGTGCTGCTCGCCGTCGCTGTCTCCGCCTGCTCCGCGCGCTACCAGACGCCGGTGGCGGTGGGCGGTGACGATGACGACGCGGTCTGTCAGAGTCGCGGCTATGCGCAGGGCTCACCCGAATACGTGGCCTGCCGCAAGGACCGCGACGTCCAGCGCAACGCTGCCACCGCCCGGTCCGACCGCCGTCAGCGCGATCTCGGCGAGTACATGCTGAACCATCCCGAGCGGCCTTGACCCTTACGAGAGCCACGAAGACCGTTCCAGGTCGGCCGGCGGATGTTTTTGGAGCGACTCGCCCCTGGTGACGCGAGACCGGGAGAGCATGCCGTCCTATGCGAGAAGCTGTCACCCTCTGGCAACCGTCGGGTCTCT includes the following:
- a CDS encoding propionyl-CoA synthetase, which codes for MNVKGTSLYHEVHARSLADPQGFWAEAATEIDWIEPPKTIFDASQGVYGRWFMGGVVNTCYNALDRHVERGRADQVALIHDSPLTGSVTRFTYAELLAEVQALAAIMQDFGVAKGDRVILYMPMVPEAVVAMLACARIGAVHSVVFGGFAAKELATRIDDAQPKLILSASCGIEPGRIVQYKPLLDEAIKLAGTKPKACIVLQRPQHICDLTPGRDYDWASLRRKALNDGKKAPCVPVAATDPLYILYTSGTTGIPKGVVRDNGGHLVAVKWSMFNLYGVKPGEVWWCGSDIGWVVGHSYIIYGPLLHGATSIMYEGKPIGTPDAGAFWRVISEHKAVAFFTAPTAFRAIRKEDPEGKFIRQYDLSQFRTLFLAGERADPPTVEWAEQQLKVPVIDHWWQTETGWCIAGNPVGLGMLPVKHGSPTVPMPGYQVDVVDEAAKPVGPNTMGSIVIKLPMPPACLPTLWNQDARFKDAYLTEFPGYYKTSDAGYKDEDGYVFVMGRTDDIINVAGHRLSTGGMEEILASHPDVAECAVLGVKDAIKGEVPCGFLVLKAGVKRAPAEIEKEIVALVRDRLGPVAAFKLAITVGRLPKTRSGKILRGTIKKIADGEAWTMPATIEDPKVLDEIGEALKGRV